Proteins encoded within one genomic window of Bradyrhizobium sp. AZCC 1719:
- a CDS encoding alkaline phosphatase: MIKPVTITLGLLLSASAAYAQTIYPIDRAEILSGARFDFKVEFPDKIDPATLKVTVNGQDYAAAFGRAGTFVEREDGKDQSALMLRDVALTAPGPVVVEAGDGARSRKVTWTVYDTGPRKAKNVILFIGDGLSPAHRVAARLLSKGIAEGKSLGKLAIDDMPHMALVATAGSDSIITDSANAASAYATGHKAAVNAMGVYADRTASPFDDPKVETIASLAKRRHGMAIGIVTNTEVEDATPAAMVAHTRRRAAYDEIVEQLFAAKPDVLMGGGAANFLPKAAAGSKRKDDVDYIARFREAGYPVAMTKSELEATAAKSETRQLLGLFASGNMDGALDRKFLKGGSVKKFPDQPDLTEQVQAALNVLSRNEAGFFLMVESGMIDKYAHLLDMERAVYDTIMLDNAVRQTRGWARARSDDTLILVVADHNHPNSLVGTVNDDMSTTPNVPLRERVGTYDKAGFPNYPAPDAEGYPSRVDVSRRLAIFSASLPDHYETFRPKLDNPNEPSVKGDAPGTFKINEKYKDVPGAVLRLGNLPAMMGASVHSGEDVILTATGPGSDRVHGSMDNTEIFRIMADALGLAAAGQ, from the coding sequence ATGATCAAGCCTGTCACCATCACCCTCGGCCTCCTGCTTTCGGCATCCGCGGCCTACGCCCAGACGATCTATCCCATCGACCGCGCCGAAATCCTTTCCGGCGCGCGTTTCGATTTCAAAGTCGAATTTCCCGACAAGATCGATCCGGCGACGCTGAAGGTGACGGTCAACGGCCAGGACTATGCCGCCGCCTTCGGCCGGGCCGGAACGTTCGTCGAGCGTGAGGATGGCAAGGACCAGTCGGCGCTGATGCTCCGCGATGTCGCGCTGACCGCGCCCGGCCCTGTCGTCGTCGAGGCTGGTGACGGCGCACGCAGCCGCAAAGTGACATGGACCGTCTACGACACCGGCCCACGCAAGGCGAAGAACGTCATCCTGTTTATCGGCGACGGGCTGTCGCCCGCGCATCGTGTAGCGGCTCGTCTGCTCTCCAAGGGCATCGCGGAGGGCAAGAGCCTCGGCAAGCTTGCGATCGACGATATGCCGCACATGGCGCTGGTGGCGACCGCAGGCTCGGATTCGATCATCACCGATTCAGCGAACGCCGCCAGCGCCTACGCCACCGGCCACAAGGCCGCGGTCAATGCCATGGGCGTCTATGCGGATCGCACCGCGAGCCCGTTCGATGATCCGAAAGTGGAGACCATTGCGAGCCTGGCGAAACGACGGCATGGCATGGCAATCGGCATTGTGACCAATACCGAAGTCGAGGATGCAACCCCGGCGGCGATGGTGGCGCACACCCGCCGCCGCGCGGCCTATGATGAAATTGTCGAGCAGTTGTTCGCCGCCAAACCCGATGTATTGATGGGCGGCGGAGCTGCGAACTTCCTGCCGAAGGCCGCGGCCGGTTCCAAGCGCAAAGACGACGTCGATTACATCGCCCGCTTTCGCGAGGCCGGCTATCCGGTGGCCATGACAAAGTCCGAGTTGGAAGCGACCGCGGCGAAATCGGAAACGCGCCAATTGCTCGGGCTGTTTGCCAGCGGCAACATGGATGGCGCTCTCGATCGCAAATTTCTCAAGGGTGGTAGCGTCAAGAAGTTTCCCGATCAGCCCGACCTGACCGAACAGGTGCAGGCGGCGCTGAACGTGCTTTCGAGGAACGAGGCCGGCTTCTTCCTGATGGTGGAGTCCGGGATGATCGACAAATACGCGCACCTCCTGGACATGGAGCGCGCGGTCTATGACACGATCATGCTCGACAATGCCGTTCGCCAGACGCGCGGCTGGGCGCGCGCTCGCAGCGACGACACGCTGATCCTGGTGGTTGCGGATCACAATCATCCCAACAGTCTGGTTGGTACCGTCAATGACGACATGAGCACCACGCCCAACGTGCCGCTGCGCGAGCGCGTCGGCACTTACGACAAAGCCGGATTCCCCAACTATCCGGCTCCCGATGCCGAGGGCTATCCGTCACGCGTCGATGTCAGCCGGCGGCTCGCGATCTTCTCGGCGAGCCTTCCGGACCATTACGAAACCTTCCGTCCGAAGCTCGACAATCCCAACGAGCCCAGCGTCAAGGGTGATGCACCGGGCACCTTCAAGATCAACGAGAAGTACAAGGATGTCCCGGGGGCCGTGCTGCGCCTCGGCAATCTGCCGGCGATGATGGGCGCCAGCGTGCATTCGGGAGAGGACGTGATCCTGACGGCGACCGGCCCCGGCAGCGACCGGGTCCATGGCTCGATGGACAACACCGAAATATTCCGCATCATGGCGGACGCGCTCGGCCTCGCAGCCGCAGGGCAATAG
- a CDS encoding TetR/AcrR family transcriptional regulator: MSAVLETPKGKGEATRERILEIAEAAVLAKGFGATSIEEVIAEAGLTKSGFFYHFKDKNALAREMVRRYVATNDRLFDEIFGRGQQLSDDPLQAFLISLKLLAETMADLPNGHPGCLIASICYQERLFDREIRDLTAQSVRDWNARFRTILDGIAAVYPPREPIDLDDVADMLSCIVDGAIIMSKTLNDPGRLERQIMIFRSCVKLMFAPPSLC; this comes from the coding sequence ATGAGTGCAGTTTTGGAGACCCCGAAGGGCAAGGGCGAAGCCACCCGCGAGCGCATTCTCGAGATCGCGGAGGCGGCCGTGCTCGCCAAGGGATTCGGCGCGACCTCGATCGAGGAAGTGATCGCGGAGGCCGGCCTCACCAAGAGCGGCTTCTTCTACCACTTCAAGGACAAGAATGCGCTCGCCCGCGAAATGGTCCGGCGATATGTCGCAACCAATGATCGCCTGTTCGACGAAATCTTCGGGCGCGGCCAACAGCTATCGGACGATCCGCTGCAGGCGTTCCTGATTTCACTGAAGCTGCTTGCGGAAACGATGGCCGATCTGCCGAACGGACATCCCGGCTGCCTGATCGCCAGCATCTGCTATCAGGAACGGCTGTTCGACCGTGAGATACGCGATCTCACCGCGCAATCCGTGCGAGACTGGAACGCACGCTTCCGCACCATCCTCGACGGCATCGCGGCGGTCTATCCGCCGAGAGAGCCGATCGACCTCGACGATGTCGCCGACATGCTGTCCTGCATCGTCGACGGCGCCATCATCATGTCGAAGACACTGAACGATCCCGGCCGTCTCGAACGGCAGATCATGATCTTTCGAAGCTGCGTCAAACTGATGTTTGCACCGCCATCGCTTTGCTGA
- a CDS encoding homocysteine S-methyltransferase family protein produces the protein MAKYRHALPQRRGGVFLTDGGMETTLIFHEGVELPHFAAFVLLDSAEGREKLKQYYAAYLAVAREHGVGFVLDSPTWRANPDWGTKLGYDASALKAINVRSIEFLQELRTGWERPAAPCVISGAIGPRGDGYKAGNMQADEAEAYHRAQIAAFVEGGADMVTAYTLTSINEAIGIARAARSQGIPAAISFTVETNGRLVKGETLREAIETVDRETDGAPEYFLINCAHPTHFEDALKAGEAWTERIHGIRANASTKSHAELDESETLDAGDPADLGRRYVALRSAFPTMRILGGCCGTDHRHAAAICEACVSPRAISA, from the coding sequence ATGGCCAAATATCGACACGCCCTGCCGCAGCGCCGCGGTGGCGTTTTCCTCACCGATGGCGGCATGGAGACCACGCTGATCTTCCACGAAGGCGTGGAGCTGCCGCACTTCGCTGCCTTTGTGCTGCTGGATAGCGCCGAAGGGCGGGAGAAGCTGAAGCAATATTATGCCGCCTATCTCGCGGTCGCGCGTGAGCATGGGGTTGGCTTCGTGCTCGACAGCCCGACATGGCGTGCCAATCCGGATTGGGGCACCAAGCTCGGCTATGACGCGTCCGCGCTCAAGGCGATCAATGTCCGTTCGATCGAATTCCTGCAGGAGCTGCGCACCGGCTGGGAGCGGCCAGCCGCACCCTGCGTCATCAGCGGCGCGATCGGCCCGCGCGGCGACGGCTACAAGGCAGGCAACATGCAGGCCGACGAAGCCGAGGCCTATCATCGGGCGCAGATTGCGGCCTTCGTCGAAGGCGGCGCCGACATGGTCACCGCCTATACGCTTACCAGCATCAATGAAGCGATCGGCATCGCGCGCGCCGCGCGGTCGCAAGGGATTCCGGCGGCCATCTCGTTCACCGTGGAGACCAATGGCCGCCTGGTGAAAGGAGAAACGTTGCGTGAGGCGATAGAGACCGTGGATCGCGAGACAGATGGTGCGCCCGAATACTTCCTGATCAACTGTGCGCACCCAACGCATTTCGAAGACGCGTTGAAGGCGGGCGAAGCCTGGACCGAACGTATCCACGGCATCAGGGCCAACGCCTCGACAAAGAGCCATGCCGAACTCGACGAATCCGAAACGCTCGATGCGGGTGATCCGGCCGATCTCGGGCGGCGTTATGTTGCGCTCAGAAGCGCGTTTCCGACGATGCGCATTCTTGGCGGCTGCTGCGGCACCGATCACCGGCACGCCGCTGCCATTTGCGAAGCGTGCGTGTCACCGCGGGCCATCAGCGCTTGA
- a CDS encoding OmpA family protein, whose protein sequence is MTNLRIVLLATTALSVTQLASSASHAQTAPLVLAQAKEEEGRGKGQQPPPKGAPPPAAAPSRPTPTPPPPAAAPPPRPTPAPPPPAAAPPPRQAPTPPPPAAAPPPRPTPAPPPPAAAPPRPTPPPPPPPAAAPARPTPTPPPPAAAPARPTPPPPPPPAAAPTAPKQPAAPTPTPTPPSAQKGTPSPVPPPPAAGARPSPTPAPAASPTTAPSPGTAAPPARPGAPPPATPPAAGTPTTPPAAGAPATAPTTPQGRPGTPPPAAGAPTPAPTPPTGRPGAPAGTAPTPAPTAPPAAGTPAAPGTTTAPAAPTAVPGAPAATPPAGRVQNAPPTVAPAFQRAPQVTAPLPAPPPPQEGLRVIAPGTRATGPQRLDDFRGQRREVQEGGRTVITEPGRIIIRDPGGQSYVRHSEVDRFRYGARDIQTQTVGGETRTVVIRPDGSQVITVMGRDGQLLRRIRRDDRGREVIIIDNSYRDPRATGGFFVALPPPTIRIPYNRYIVDAEEAEPEVIYDTLMAPPVERIERRYSLDEIRYSPTVRQRMPSIDVNTINFETGSWEIPPDQAAKLQVIADGLNRAIQQNPRAVFLIEGHTDAVGNDVDNLSLSDRRAESAATLLTQQFNVPAENLTSQGYGEQYLKEQIDGPSPVNRRVTIRNITPLLNGGQASLPPPPPGTAPPR, encoded by the coding sequence ATGACAAACCTTCGCATCGTGCTGCTTGCCACAACTGCCCTGTCGGTAACGCAGCTAGCGAGCTCCGCATCGCATGCGCAGACCGCTCCACTTGTCCTGGCGCAAGCCAAGGAAGAGGAAGGCAGAGGCAAGGGGCAGCAGCCGCCGCCGAAGGGCGCACCGCCGCCGGCCGCTGCTCCCAGCCGACCGACGCCTACTCCCCCGCCTCCCGCCGCGGCGCCGCCTCCACGTCCGACGCCTGCCCCACCGCCGCCGGCGGCCGCCCCACCGCCACGCCAGGCACCGACGCCCCCGCCACCGGCGGCTGCACCGCCGCCACGTCCAACACCGGCGCCGCCTCCCCCGGCAGCCGCGCCGCCGCGTCCAACACCGCCTCCGCCGCCGCCTCCTGCGGCCGCACCTGCACGTCCGACTCCGACACCGCCACCTCCCGCGGCGGCGCCTGCGCGTCCGACCCCACCGCCGCCTCCGCCACCGGCGGCAGCTCCCACTGCGCCGAAGCAGCCGGCGGCACCGACGCCGACGCCTACACCGCCTTCCGCTCAGAAGGGGACGCCGTCTCCCGTGCCGCCACCCCCGGCGGCCGGCGCGAGACCTTCGCCGACGCCGGCTCCAGCCGCGTCGCCAACCACCGCCCCATCGCCCGGCACGGCCGCGCCGCCGGCGCGTCCCGGCGCGCCGCCGCCCGCGACGCCACCAGCCGCGGGCACCCCTACGACGCCTCCGGCTGCGGGAGCCCCGGCGACCGCGCCAACTACACCGCAGGGACGCCCCGGCACACCGCCTCCGGCCGCGGGTGCTCCAACGCCGGCGCCAACGCCACCGACGGGTCGCCCCGGCGCCCCCGCTGGAACGGCGCCGACACCCGCGCCGACGGCACCCCCGGCCGCCGGCACTCCGGCCGCGCCGGGCACCACGACCGCTCCCGCGGCGCCGACCGCCGTACCCGGTGCCCCGGCCGCCACGCCGCCGGCCGGCCGGGTCCAGAACGCGCCGCCAACAGTCGCGCCGGCCTTCCAGCGTGCGCCTCAGGTCACGGCGCCACTGCCGGCGCCTCCTCCGCCTCAAGAGGGACTCCGGGTGATCGCCCCGGGCACTCGGGCCACAGGACCGCAACGCCTCGATGACTTCCGCGGCCAGCGTCGCGAAGTTCAGGAAGGCGGCCGCACCGTCATCACCGAACCGGGCCGGATCATCATTCGCGATCCGGGCGGACAGTCATATGTCCGTCACAGCGAGGTGGACCGCTTCCGCTACGGTGCGCGTGATATCCAGACCCAGACCGTCGGCGGCGAGACCCGTACTGTCGTCATCAGGCCCGACGGCAGCCAGGTCATCACCGTGATGGGCCGTGACGGCCAGCTGCTGCGCCGTATCCGCCGCGATGACCGAGGCCGCGAGGTCATCATCATCGACAACAGCTACCGTGACCCGCGGGCGACCGGCGGCTTCTTTGTCGCGCTGCCGCCGCCGACGATACGCATCCCGTATAACCGCTACATCGTCGATGCCGAGGAGGCGGAGCCGGAGGTGATCTACGACACCTTGATGGCGCCGCCGGTGGAACGGATCGAACGGCGTTATTCGCTGGACGAAATCCGTTACAGCCCGACCGTGCGCCAGCGCATGCCGAGCATCGACGTCAACACCATCAACTTCGAAACCGGATCGTGGGAAATCCCGCCCGATCAGGCGGCGAAGCTGCAAGTGATCGCCGACGGCCTTAACCGCGCAATCCAGCAAAACCCGCGCGCGGTATTCCTGATCGAGGGCCACACCGACGCGGTCGGAAACGACGTCGACAATCTGTCGCTGTCAGATCGCCGCGCCGAATCGGCGGCCACCTTGCTGACGCAGCAGTTCAACGTGCCTGCGGAAAACCTGACCTCGCAGGGCTATGGCGAGCAGTACCTGAAGGAGCAGATCGACGGGCCGAGCCCGGTCAACCGGCGCGTCACCATCCGCAACATCACGCCGCTGCTCAACGGCGGGCAGGCCTCGCTGCCGCCGCCCCCGCCCGGTACCGCGCCGCCGCGCTAA
- a CDS encoding VOC family protein, which translates to MIDHIGFPVSDYERSKAFYLKALAPLDYSLVMEVTQEQHSHEPAAGFGANGKPDFWIGGEGGLDKPLHVAIVAKDRATVDAFYKAAMAAGGRDNGPPGIRAIYHPNYYGAFVLDPDGHNIEAVCHAPE; encoded by the coding sequence ATGATCGACCACATCGGATTTCCGGTTTCGGACTATGAACGTTCCAAGGCCTTCTATCTGAAAGCCCTGGCGCCGCTCGACTACAGCCTCGTGATGGAAGTCACGCAGGAGCAACACAGCCACGAACCCGCCGCAGGCTTCGGCGCCAACGGAAAGCCCGATTTCTGGATCGGCGGCGAGGGCGGATTGGACAAGCCGCTGCATGTCGCGATCGTGGCGAAGGACCGCGCCACGGTTGACGCCTTCTACAAGGCGGCGATGGCCGCGGGCGGACGCGACAACGGCCCGCCCGGGATCCGCGCGATCTATCATCCGAACTATTACGGCGCGTTCGTGCTCGATCCGGACGGCCACAACATCGAGGCCGTCTGCCACGCACCCGAGTAA